A section of the Subtercola frigoramans genome encodes:
- a CDS encoding metallophosphoesterase codes for MTLHFGRAAATTLAVGVAAGVAAFAWGTLVERQLFTLRRVSAPVLASGSKPIRVLHLSDLHLAPWQAGKQEWVRSLAALKPDLIVDTGDNLGHIDAYRALEHTLEPLRGIPGVFVNGSNDYWAPGFKNPLKYFLGPSKTNTAPVALDLEREHAIFAALGWKDLNNAAAAIDINGTHIEFFGVDDPHRRYDKLESVSGALDSLRETEAENAPDEEALEDRNTLVIGVAHAPYQRVLNAFLVHGAEVMFAGHTHGGQVCVPGFGALVTNCDIPRKQVKGLSTWSRGRRSAFLNVSAGLGTSIYAPVRFACLPEATLLTLTAKP; via the coding sequence GTGACACTCCACTTCGGCCGTGCGGCCGCAACGACCCTCGCAGTCGGGGTGGCCGCCGGGGTAGCCGCGTTCGCCTGGGGCACACTGGTCGAACGCCAGCTCTTCACCCTGCGACGGGTCTCGGCGCCCGTGCTCGCATCCGGCTCGAAGCCCATTCGCGTGCTGCACCTCTCCGACCTGCACCTGGCTCCCTGGCAGGCGGGCAAGCAGGAGTGGGTGCGCTCGCTCGCCGCGCTGAAGCCCGATCTCATCGTCGACACCGGCGACAATCTCGGCCACATCGATGCCTACCGGGCACTCGAGCACACGCTCGAACCCCTCCGGGGAATCCCCGGCGTCTTCGTCAACGGATCGAACGACTACTGGGCTCCCGGCTTCAAGAACCCACTGAAGTACTTTCTCGGCCCCTCGAAGACGAACACCGCACCGGTCGCCCTCGACCTCGAGCGTGAACACGCGATCTTCGCTGCCCTCGGCTGGAAAGACCTGAACAACGCCGCAGCTGCGATCGACATCAACGGCACGCACATCGAGTTCTTCGGCGTCGACGACCCGCACCGCCGCTACGACAAGCTCGAATCCGTCTCGGGTGCCCTCGATTCGCTGCGCGAGACAGAGGCAGAGAACGCCCCCGACGAAGAAGCTCTCGAAGACCGCAACACTCTTGTCATCGGCGTCGCCCACGCCCCGTACCAGCGGGTTCTGAACGCGTTCCTCGTCCACGGCGCTGAGGTCATGTTCGCCGGGCACACCCACGGCGGCCAGGTCTGCGTTCCCGGCTTCGGCGCCCTCGTCACCAACTGCGACATCCCCCGCAAGCAGGTCAAAGGCCTGAGCACCTGGTCGCGTGGCCGTCGCAGCGCCTTCCTGAACGTCTCTGCGGGCCTCGGCACCTCCATCTACGCGCCCGTGCGCTTCGCCTGCCTCCCCGAAGCGACCCTGCTGACTCTCACGGCCAAACCCTGA
- a CDS encoding thymidine kinase has translation MAKLYFRYGAMNSGKSTALLQAAFNYEERGHRVLIAKPATDTKGDRQVVSRLGVTRDVDFLVAPDDSLFEAFQLHRDERRVERGEERGAKGTSGIISDEPAAVRSDVSCLLIDEAQFLTRDQVDDALRIALIESVPVLAYGIRTDFLTSAFPGSARLLEVAHSLEELKTICRCGRKAIFNPRLVNGRFVFDGDQVAIDGDSVTYESLCGVCYLEESNGLLGAAHRD, from the coding sequence GTGGCAAAACTCTATTTTCGGTACGGCGCGATGAACAGCGGCAAGAGCACGGCCCTGCTGCAGGCCGCGTTCAACTACGAAGAGCGTGGGCACCGAGTGCTCATCGCCAAGCCGGCGACCGACACGAAGGGTGACCGGCAGGTCGTCTCGCGGCTCGGCGTGACACGTGACGTCGATTTTCTCGTTGCTCCAGACGATTCGCTCTTCGAGGCGTTCCAGTTGCATCGGGACGAGCGTCGCGTCGAGCGTGGTGAGGAGCGTGGTGCGAAGGGGACCAGCGGCATCATCAGCGACGAACCCGCAGCAGTCCGCAGCGACGTGAGCTGCCTTCTCATCGACGAGGCGCAGTTCCTCACGCGAGACCAGGTGGATGATGCACTCCGCATCGCCCTGATCGAGAGCGTGCCCGTGCTGGCCTACGGCATCCGCACCGATTTTCTCACCAGCGCGTTCCCCGGCAGCGCACGCCTGCTCGAGGTCGCTCACAGTCTCGAAGAGCTGAAGACGATCTGCCGCTGCGGGCGCAAGGCGATCTTCAACCCGCGACTGGTTAATGGCCGGTTTGTCTTCGACGGCGACCAGGTTGCGATCGACGGCGATTCTGTCACCTACGAATCCCTCTGCGGGGTCTGCTACCTCGAGGAGAGCAACGGCCTGCTGGGTGCGGCCCACCGCGACTGA
- a CDS encoding transglycosylase domain-containing protein, with protein sequence MPERRLPEGNRPRRNRRNSSESKHKSPGKLGAIAGFIGVSVIAGVLVTAIVTPAVAVTGVAVDSTLGLFENLPSYIKPDTLSQTSSIYSQNADGSQTLLASFYDQDRQEVGWNDISQTFKDAIVSTEDPRFYVHGGMDVQSTTRALFANLLSGGITSGASTISQQYVKNILVQRAEAISDPTQEAAAYADATATTPDRKLKEMKLAVGLEKEYSKNDILLGYMNIALFGGRVYGIQAASQYYFGVNANALTIPQAASLAAMVNEPEGLRIDVPANIDANKARRDKDVLASMLKEHAITQAQFDDAVATPVTPNITEPSTGCQTATNGAGFFCDYVKDIILNDPTFGLTADDRSNALNRGGYKIVTTLDPTLQAAANQSVSDYVPSSMSSVDIGGAFVTVQPGTGKVLAMAQNKTYSQDPSADPATNTAINYSTDAAYGGSTGFQNGSTSKLFVLLDWLKTGHSLGDLVNGSNNQKFTAANITNSCGDSVTGTYTAGNDAGEAGGTASVLTQFEDSVNNAFLAMATKLDLCDINSIAKGFGMQRADGAAMETGLYATVLGGNEVSPLTMAAAYAGVANNGAYCTPVAISSITDSNGAAVAVPQTSCTQVVEPKIAQAALYAMQGVIQNGTATPANPADGTAHFGKTGTTDVEKDVWLVGGTSKVVSASWVGNVTGNVSIRKTTVTGGNGVKVGSGLSRLYVWKEFYKGTADAQGGSSFPAPDSSLTRNTGAAPAPAATPTPSPTPSPSGDSSGGTATPAPVDTSTPAPTPSPGVTLPGVVPPAG encoded by the coding sequence ATGCCCGAAAGAAGACTGCCCGAAGGTAACCGCCCCAGGAGAAACAGGCGAAACAGCTCCGAAAGCAAGCACAAATCGCCCGGCAAGCTCGGGGCTATCGCGGGCTTCATCGGCGTCAGCGTCATAGCCGGAGTCCTCGTGACGGCGATCGTGACACCGGCCGTCGCCGTCACCGGGGTCGCAGTCGACAGCACCCTGGGTCTCTTCGAGAACCTGCCGAGTTACATCAAGCCCGACACGCTGTCGCAGACCTCGAGCATCTACTCGCAGAATGCCGATGGCTCGCAGACCCTGCTCGCCTCCTTCTACGACCAGGATCGCCAGGAGGTCGGCTGGAACGACATTTCGCAGACCTTCAAAGACGCCATCGTCTCGACCGAAGACCCTCGCTTCTATGTGCACGGGGGCATGGATGTGCAGTCCACGACCAGGGCGCTCTTCGCGAATCTGCTGTCGGGAGGCATAACGTCGGGCGCATCCACCATCTCTCAGCAGTATGTGAAGAACATCCTGGTGCAGCGCGCCGAGGCGATCAGCGACCCCACGCAAGAGGCCGCCGCCTACGCTGACGCGACGGCGACCACGCCCGATCGCAAGCTCAAAGAGATGAAACTCGCTGTGGGTCTCGAGAAGGAATACAGCAAGAACGACATTCTGCTCGGGTATATGAATATTGCCTTGTTCGGTGGTCGGGTGTACGGCATCCAGGCCGCTTCGCAGTACTACTTCGGAGTGAACGCGAACGCACTGACCATTCCGCAGGCCGCCAGCCTTGCCGCGATGGTGAATGAGCCAGAGGGGTTGCGCATCGACGTGCCGGCCAACATCGACGCGAACAAGGCCCGACGCGACAAAGACGTTCTGGCTTCGATGCTCAAGGAGCACGCCATCACCCAGGCACAGTTCGACGACGCGGTGGCCACACCCGTGACGCCGAACATCACCGAACCGTCGACCGGGTGCCAGACGGCGACGAACGGCGCCGGTTTCTTCTGCGACTACGTGAAAGACATCATTCTGAATGACCCGACCTTCGGTTTGACGGCGGATGATCGATCCAACGCTTTGAACCGAGGTGGCTACAAGATCGTCACCACCCTCGACCCCACGCTGCAGGCGGCGGCCAACCAGTCGGTGAGCGACTACGTGCCCTCGTCGATGTCGAGTGTGGACATCGGCGGGGCGTTCGTGACCGTTCAGCCCGGCACGGGCAAGGTGCTCGCGATGGCGCAGAACAAGACGTACAGCCAGGATCCGTCGGCCGACCCCGCCACGAACACGGCGATCAACTACAGCACGGATGCCGCCTACGGCGGTTCGACCGGCTTCCAGAACGGGTCGACCAGCAAGTTGTTCGTGTTGCTCGACTGGTTGAAGACCGGGCACTCGCTCGGTGACCTGGTCAATGGCTCGAACAATCAGAAGTTCACTGCCGCCAACATCACCAACAGTTGCGGCGATTCGGTGACCGGCACGTACACTGCCGGCAACGACGCAGGGGAGGCGGGAGGCACGGCCTCCGTGCTCACGCAGTTCGAGGACTCCGTCAACAACGCCTTCCTCGCCATGGCGACGAAGCTCGACCTGTGTGACATCAACTCCATTGCCAAGGGGTTCGGGATGCAGCGTGCCGACGGCGCGGCGATGGAAACCGGGCTCTATGCCACCGTTCTGGGCGGCAATGAGGTGTCGCCGCTGACGATGGCGGCGGCGTACGCAGGCGTCGCGAACAACGGCGCCTACTGCACACCCGTCGCGATCTCGAGCATCACGGATTCGAACGGGGCCGCTGTCGCGGTGCCACAGACATCGTGCACCCAGGTGGTCGAGCCGAAGATCGCCCAGGCGGCGCTCTATGCAATGCAGGGAGTCATCCAGAACGGTACTGCAACGCCCGCGAACCCGGCAGATGGAACTGCTCACTTCGGCAAGACGGGCACCACCGACGTAGAGAAGGACGTGTGGCTGGTCGGCGGCACGTCGAAGGTCGTTTCGGCATCGTGGGTGGGGAATGTCACCGGCAACGTGTCGATACGGAAGACGACGGTGACGGGCGGGAATGGCGTCAAGGTCGGCAGCGGTCTCTCGAGGCTGTACGTGTGGAAGGAGTTCTACAAGGGAACGGCCGATGCACAGGGCGGCAGCAGCTTCCCTGCCCCGGACTCGAGCCTGACGCGCAACACCGGGGCTGCGCCCGCACCAGCGGCGACTCCGACGCCGTCGCCGACACCATCGCCGTCGGGCGATTCATCGGGCGGGACAGCGACTCCGGCTCCCGTTGACACGTCGACACCAGCACCCACGCCGTCACCTGGGGTGACTCTGCCCGGTGTGGTGCCGCCCGCCGGCTAG